Proteins encoded within one genomic window of Bombus pyrosoma isolate SC7728 linkage group LG13, ASM1482585v1, whole genome shotgun sequence:
- the LOC122574257 gene encoding uncharacterized protein LOC122574257, producing MEGADKITSLHRKRGFQIGRFTTLSKRLDEYEQSNRRNKASLTAYNSLLDDTWKQYRALQDELEDLGERDDARVSEITDIYYDLVVRLHTLMDDAPASSSSKSPRSDSPNIAEPTEIKLPKIQLPTFDGAIENWHSFYDAFSSTIDRSDRLTATQKFHYLRSSLTGRAARSIQSLDVTEINYPIAIDILKDKFDCHRQVCMRHWDLIFEYPKINKETPEAIEDFLETVKANLQALEKLVYGVGVL from the exons ATGGAAGGCGCAGATAAAATTACCTCCTTGCATCGAAAACGAGGCTTCCAAATCGGTCGATTTACGACCCTATCAAAACGACTCGACGAGTACGAACAATCTAACAGACGAAACAAGGCCTCTTTGACGGCGTATAACTCATTACTCGACGATACGTGGAAGCAGTATAGAGCATTGCAAGATGAATTAGAAGATTTAGGCGAGCGGGACGACGCGCGCGTTTCCGAGATAACCGATATCTATTACGATCTGGTAGTTCGTTTACACACTCTCATGGATGACGCACCAGcatcatcgtcgtcgaaaTCGCCAAGAAGCGATTCGCCCAACATCGCTGAGCCGACGGAAATTAAACTACCAAAGATTCAGTTACCTACTTTCGACGGTGCCATCGAGAATTGGCATTCTTTCTATGACGCATTTTCGTCCACGATAGATCGAAGCGATCGACTCACTGCCACACAAAAATTCCACTACCTTCGATCTTCTTTAACCGGAAGGGCCGCGCGAAGCATCCAATCGTTGGACGTtacggaaattaattatcccaTCGCGATTGATATTCTGAAGGACAAATTCGACTGCCACCGTCAAGTCTGCATGCGTCATTGGGACTTGATATTCGAATATCCAAAAATAAACAAGGAGACACCCGAGGCAATCGAAGATTTTCTGGAGACGGTCAAGGCAAATCTCCAAGCCTTGGAGAAGCTAG tttatggcgTCGGTGTCCTCTGA